From one Rhodamnia argentea isolate NSW1041297 chromosome 1, ASM2092103v1, whole genome shotgun sequence genomic stretch:
- the LOC125314653 gene encoding 1-aminocyclopropane-1-carboxylate oxidase homolog: MEEFSREEANENKEKYDRTCKLEAFDESKAGSRALSMRYYTSSSCFCRSPAKPAKCALASADSHLRIPITDLEEIAKDPSQCKEVVNEVRSASRTRGLFPVMNHGSPPLLWRRCWMECAVSMSKALARRDLSIRKISQEALRPYYSSSNQYRT; encoded by the coding sequence atggaagaatTCAGCAGAGAAGaagcaaatgaaaataaagagaagTACGATCGAACGTGCAAGCTAGAGGCTTTCGATGAATCAAAGGCGGGTTCAAGGGCTTTGTCAATGAGGTATTACACAAGTTCCTCGTGTTTTTGTAGATCGCCCGCAAAACCTGCTAAGTGTGCACTGGCATCGGCCGACAGCCACTTACGCATTCCTATAACTGACCTTGAAGAGATTGCGAAAGATCCATCGCAGTGCAAGGAGGTTGTAAATGAAGTTCGAAGTGCATCCAGGACTCGGGGCTTATTTCCTGTGATGAATCATGGATCCCCGCCGCTGCTCTGGAGGAGATGCTGGATGGAGTGCGCCGTTTCCATGAGCAAGGCGCTGGCGAGAAGAGACCTTTCTATCCGCAAGATTTCACAAGAAGCGTTGCGTCCTTATTACAGCAGTTCTAATCAGTATAGGACATAG